Proteins encoded by one window of Bactrocera oleae isolate idBacOlea1 chromosome 4, idBacOlea1, whole genome shotgun sequence:
- the ytr gene encoding U4/U6.U5 small nuclear ribonucleoprotein 27 kDa protein, translating into MGRSPSPSHRRREKERSERKKRRERRSRERERQRERETGAGGSRALRRRSQDRGGGGGGDRDRTRSRSHERDRASRRRSRSRSRGHPSTSASTSSGRRGAAAERPKITEADLEGKSPEEVEMLKTMGFCTFDTTKNKKVEGNDVGEVHVILKRKYRQYMNRKGGFNRPLDFVA; encoded by the exons ATGGGACGTAGTCCATCTCCATCGCATCGGCGACGTGAAAAAGAGCGTTCTGAACGTAAAAAGCGTCGTGAACGGCGCTCCAGAGAACGTGAAAGGCAACGGGAACGCGAAACGGGAGCTGGCGGTAGCCGTGCTTTGCGTAGACGTTCTCAAGACAGAGGAGGAGGTGGTGGAGGGGATCGTGACCGGACCCGCAGCCGCAGTCATGAACGAGACAGAGCAAGTCGACGCCGTTCTAG ATCACGTTCTCGTGGACATCCATCTACTTCGGCGTCTACGTCGTCTGGGCGACGCGGCGCTGCCGCTGAGCGACCCAAAATCACAGAAGCCGATTTGGAGGGTAAATCACCCGAAGAAGTAGAAATGTTGAAAACAATGGGTTTCTGCACTTTCGATACCACCAAAAATAAGAAGGTTGAAGGCAACGATGTTGGTGAAGTGCATGTTATCTTAAAGCGCAAGTATCGTCAATATATGAATCGCAAAGGTGGCTTCAATCGGCCGCTGGACTTTGTGGCATAG
- the eIF6 gene encoding eukaryotic translation initiation factor 6: MALRVQFENNDDIGVFSKLTNAYCLVAVGGSEAFYSVYEGELAETIPVVHASIGGCRIIGRLTVGNRNGLLVPHSTTDVELQHLRNTLPDSVKIQRVEERLSALGNVIACNDYVALVHPDLDKETEEIIGDVLKVEVFRQTIAETPLVGSYAVLSNLGGMVHPKTSIQDQDELSSLLQVPLVAGTVNRGSDVLAAGMVVNDWLSFVGMSSTATEMFVIERAFKLNQSGPAVLGRAKERAALIEGMS, from the coding sequence atgGCATTACGCGTACAATTTGAGAACAACGATGACATCGGTGTTTTTAGCAAACTAACAAACGCATATTGCCTAGTAGCTGTTGGCGGCTCTGAGGCTTTTTACAGTGTGTACGAAGGTGAATTGGCCGAGACCATACCTGTTGTGCATGCCAGCATTGGTGGCTGCCGTATTATTGGTCGCCTCACAGTAGGTAACCGTAATGGTTTACTTGTACCACATTCTACTACAGATGTTGAACTACAACATCTGCGTAACACATTACCCGATTCAGTGAAAATACAGCGCGTGGAAGAACGTCTTTCAGCATTGGGAAATGTGATCGCCTGCAATGACTACGTTGCTCTGGTGCATCCCGATCTTGACAAAGAAACCGAAGAAATTATCGGTGATGTATTGAAAGTGGAAGTGTTCAGGCAAACCATAGCCGAAACTCCGCTTGTGGGTTCATATGCAGTGCTAAGTAATCTGGGTGGCATGGTACATCCAAAAACCAGTATACAAGATCAAGATGAATTATCATCACTGTTGCAAGTGCCATTAGTTGCAGGCACAGTAAATCGTGGCAGTGATGTACTGGCAGCCGGTATGGTTGTAAACGACTGGTTGTCATTTGTGGGCATGAGTTCAACTGCCACAGAAATGTTCGTGATCGAACGTGCGTTCAAATTGAATCAATCAGGTCCTGCCGTATTAGGACGAGCGAAAGAACGTGCTGCACTTATTGAAGGGATGTCTTAA